The following coding sequences are from one uncultured Desulfobacter sp. window:
- a CDS encoding sigma-54 dependent transcriptional regulator codes for MTQPDDAPVGPRGEKVQKANAPIGICPFKGKHQCGNIIGQSQAMKQIHNAISMVSVSNASVLIQGESGTGKELVARAIHCYSQRTFHPFVTINCSVFSESLLESELFGHAKGAFTGAMTERVGRFEAADGGTVFLDEIGELTPYMQVKLLRVLQEKEFERVGEIEKRQVDIRVLAATNRDLRTMVEQGTFREDLYYRLKVFPINMPPLRKRKKDIPAIVDHVIKIQNREGGKKLTGIKESALKLFMDYPWPGNVRELRNAIEYAFVVCQDQHIGITDIPQEIKSFECNSLPRKNTFGDPAPPAQKVLTPELLFDLLKTCDWNKAEVGRRLGLSRTTIWTYMKKWNIPLKRIDLSGDCLYGEK; via the coding sequence ATGACGCAGCCCGATGACGCCCCGGTGGGTCCCCGTGGGGAAAAAGTGCAAAAAGCCAATGCCCCCATTGGTATATGCCCCTTTAAAGGCAAGCACCAATGCGGAAATATCATCGGGCAGAGCCAGGCCATGAAGCAGATTCACAATGCCATTTCAATGGTATCCGTGAGTAATGCTTCTGTGTTGATCCAGGGAGAGAGCGGCACCGGAAAGGAGCTGGTTGCCCGGGCCATCCACTGCTACAGCCAAAGAACCTTTCATCCCTTTGTCACCATCAATTGTTCGGTTTTCAGCGAGTCCCTTCTTGAAAGCGAGTTGTTCGGCCATGCAAAAGGGGCATTTACCGGGGCCATGACCGAGCGGGTCGGCCGGTTTGAAGCCGCCGACGGCGGTACTGTTTTTTTGGATGAGATCGGAGAACTGACCCCCTATATGCAGGTAAAATTGTTACGTGTGCTCCAGGAAAAGGAGTTTGAACGGGTGGGGGAAATCGAAAAACGGCAGGTGGATATCCGGGTATTGGCCGCCACAAACCGTGACCTGCGGACCATGGTTGAACAAGGCACATTCCGTGAGGATCTTTACTATCGTCTCAAGGTTTTTCCCATTAACATGCCGCCCCTGCGTAAACGCAAGAAAGATATTCCCGCCATTGTGGATCATGTCATCAAAATACAGAACCGGGAGGGGGGTAAAAAATTAACCGGGATCAAGGAGAGCGCCCTTAAACTGTTCATGGATTACCCCTGGCCGGGGAATGTCCGTGAATTAAGAAATGCCATTGAATACGCCTTTGTGGTCTGCCAGGACCAACATATCGGCATCACGGATATTCCCCAAGAGATCAAATCCTTTGAGTGTAATTCTCTTCCCAGGAAAAACACCTTTGGGGATCCGGCGCCCCCCGCCCAAAAGGTCTTGACCCCGGAACTTTTGTTTGACCTGCTGAAAACCTGCGACTGGAATAAGGCCGAAGTCGGTCGGCGCCTGGGCCTGAGCCGAACCACGATCTGGACATATATGAAAAAGTGGAACATTCCCCTGAAACGGATAGATCTTTCCGGGGACTGCCTTTATGGTGAAAAATGA